A single window of Rubripirellula lacrimiformis DNA harbors:
- a CDS encoding glycosyltransferase family 4 protein — MPGLYFDQRWCAQHGIGRFATETRKHLVGWNDLPINGYPTNATDAWRLGRCLRREKATLFFSPGFNVPAFAKCRVVCTIHDLIHVHYRDKQSKLKLAYYKHLQRPVVRRSPLTLTVSEFSRQQIIQWYGLRDSQVVCVGNGVSDEFTPDGPRLDTDQRFLLYVGNTRPHKNVDVLLRALSRIDSDLSLTMVMKPNDSIRRRIQQLGLAQRVRFRTGLSDAELAMHYRAAVATVLPSYFEGFGLPLVEAMACGCPVMGADRTSIPEVMGSAGLLFDPDDEESLVEQITRIESPSSDRQSKVALGLRQASRFRWADVAYRIDNALKNVA, encoded by the coding sequence ATGCCTGGACTGTACTTTGACCAACGATGGTGTGCCCAACATGGCATCGGACGTTTTGCAACCGAAACCCGCAAACACTTGGTCGGCTGGAACGATCTGCCCATCAACGGGTACCCCACCAACGCCACCGACGCGTGGCGACTGGGCCGTTGTCTGCGACGCGAAAAGGCGACGCTGTTTTTTAGCCCCGGATTCAACGTTCCCGCCTTTGCAAAATGTCGTGTCGTGTGCACGATCCACGATCTGATTCATGTCCACTACCGAGACAAACAATCCAAGTTGAAGCTGGCCTATTACAAACATCTGCAAAGACCCGTTGTCCGTCGATCTCCGTTGACCTTGACCGTTTCGGAATTCAGTCGGCAGCAGATCATCCAGTGGTATGGTCTGCGGGACAGCCAAGTGGTGTGCGTTGGGAACGGCGTCAGCGACGAATTCACGCCCGATGGACCGCGACTGGATACCGACCAGCGATTTCTGCTGTACGTCGGGAACACACGTCCGCACAAAAATGTCGACGTGTTGCTGCGTGCCCTGTCGCGAATCGATTCGGACCTGTCGTTGACGATGGTGATGAAACCCAACGATTCGATACGCCGGCGGATCCAACAACTTGGTCTGGCCCAGCGTGTCCGTTTTCGCACGGGACTCAGCGATGCCGAACTGGCGATGCACTATCGCGCGGCAGTGGCAACGGTATTGCCCAGCTATTTCGAAGGGTTTGGGTTGCCGTTGGTCGAAGCCATGGCGTGTGGCTGTCCGGTGATGGGCGCCGATCGCACGTCCATTCCCGAAGTGATGGGCAGCGCCGGACTTCTGTTCGATCCTGACGACGAAGAATCGCTGGTGGAACAGATCACGCGAATCGAAAGTCCATCATCCGATCGTCAGTCCAAGGTGGCCTTGGGGCTACGGCAAGCGAGTCGTTTTCGCTGGGCCGACGTAGCTTATCGCATAGACAACGCATTGAAGAACGTGGCATGA
- the tpx gene encoding thiol peroxidase: MGRTGVITFKGNPMTLEGSDLAVGSAAPDFKLTYADAGLQTLTLADLKGKPSMISIVPSLDTPTCAIQTKKFNEELGSLGDKINAVTVSRDLPFAQARFCGAEDVKMRTASDYQTHAFGTDYGVTIEELKLLTRAVFVLDADGKVAYKEIVAEVTEEPDYSAAMAALRMLV, from the coding sequence ATGGGACGTACCGGAGTCATCACGTTCAAAGGCAATCCAATGACCCTTGAAGGCAGCGATTTGGCCGTTGGATCGGCCGCCCCAGACTTCAAGCTGACGTACGCTGACGCAGGTCTGCAAACGCTGACCTTGGCCGATCTGAAGGGCAAACCTTCGATGATCAGCATCGTACCGAGCCTGGATACGCCTACCTGTGCCATCCAAACCAAAAAGTTCAACGAAGAACTCGGATCGCTGGGCGACAAGATCAATGCTGTCACGGTCAGCCGCGACCTTCCATTCGCCCAGGCTCGTTTCTGTGGCGCCGAAGACGTCAAGATGCGAACCGCCAGCGACTATCAAACGCACGCTTTCGGTACCGACTACGGTGTCACGATCGAAGAACTGAAACTGTTGACCCGCGCCGTATTCGTTCTGGATGCGGACGGAAAAGTGGCTTATAAAGAAATCGTTGCTGAAGTCACCGAAGAACCGGACTACAGCGCGGCAATGGCTGCCCTGCGTATGCTGGTCTAG
- a CDS encoding glycosyltransferase, protein MKFALAHHWLTSYRGGERVLEQMASLFPGDIYTLVQDPRVDVPGIAGRKIRTSALQRIPKAAALYRHLLPLHPWAISNLKVDEDVDVLLSSDASLIKGIDAPESATHVCYCHSPPRYLWEMSADYKKTSLAARVALDGCAPRLRDWDYRAAQSVTHFIANSQFVAERIQKYYDRESTVIFPPVAVDAFQHDRPRESFCLVISELVPYKRIDLAVEAFNRTGQRLVIIGDGPERSRLESVAKPNVEFWGRRSFADLKRNLEIAQALIFPGVEDFGITPVEAQAAGCPVIAYRGGGALETVVEGQTGLFFDDQNIDSLIDAVDSMADHPISADVCNAAAQRFSAERFCQQYRDFVESKIAIDAPVLPQSIAS, encoded by the coding sequence ATGAAGTTTGCATTGGCACATCATTGGTTGACCAGCTATCGCGGTGGCGAGCGCGTGCTGGAACAAATGGCATCGCTGTTCCCGGGTGACATCTACACTCTGGTGCAGGATCCACGCGTTGATGTGCCTGGGATCGCCGGACGCAAGATTCGCACCAGTGCGTTGCAGCGGATTCCCAAGGCGGCCGCTTTGTACCGGCATCTGCTGCCGCTGCATCCGTGGGCGATCAGCAATCTGAAGGTCGATGAAGACGTCGACGTCTTGCTTAGCAGCGACGCATCTCTGATCAAGGGAATCGACGCACCCGAGTCGGCCACCCATGTCTGCTATTGTCATTCGCCACCACGGTACCTGTGGGAGATGTCGGCCGACTATAAAAAGACGTCCTTGGCGGCGCGAGTTGCACTGGACGGCTGCGCCCCAAGACTGCGTGATTGGGACTATCGGGCCGCACAGTCCGTGACCCACTTCATCGCCAATTCCCAGTTTGTCGCTGAACGAATCCAAAAGTACTACGACCGCGAATCGACCGTCATCTTTCCGCCCGTTGCCGTCGACGCGTTCCAACATGACCGGCCGCGAGAATCGTTCTGTCTGGTGATCTCGGAATTGGTCCCTTACAAGCGGATCGATTTGGCTGTCGAAGCGTTCAATCGCACCGGCCAACGCTTGGTGATCATTGGCGATGGCCCCGAACGATCGCGTTTGGAATCGGTTGCCAAGCCGAACGTTGAATTTTGGGGACGTCGCAGTTTTGCTGATCTGAAGCGAAACTTGGAAATCGCCCAGGCGTTGATATTCCCCGGTGTCGAAGACTTTGGCATCACTCCGGTCGAAGCTCAGGCAGCCGGCTGCCCAGTGATCGCGTATCGGGGCGGTGGAGCGTTGGAAACCGTGGTAGAGGGTCAAACAGGCCTGTTCTTTGATGATCAGAATATCGATTCGCTGATCGATGCGGTCGATTCGATGGCCGATCACCCGATCTCCGCCGATGTCTGCAACGCAGCCGCACAGCGATTTTCCGCGGAACGTTTCTGCCAACAGTATCGTGATTTTGTTGAATCCAAAATTGCGATCGACGCACCAGTGCTTCCTCAATCGATCGCGAGCTGA
- the trhO gene encoding oxygen-dependent tRNA uridine(34) hydroxylase TrhO, giving the protein MFSVAALYRFVPLDNHTELRDPILDCMVRSGVRGTLLLADEGINGTVAGERSAIEALLEFLRRDDRFAGLDVKWSTCDEMPFRRSRVRLKAEIVTLGVEGIDPLDSVGTYVDAEQWNELIDDPDVTLVDTRNDYEVAIGTFEGAINPQTESFRDFPEFVAKHLDPAKHKKVAMFCTGGIRCEKSTALLKKVGFSEVYHLRGGILKYLESVPADQSRWRGDCFVFDGRVAVDHDLKEADHVMCFGCGWPVSPEGQKSEKFSPGVQCPHCADQLTDDQRSRFGERQRQLKQAQAASRSQTLQQQSQQQQ; this is encoded by the coding sequence TTGTTCTCCGTCGCCGCTCTCTACCGATTTGTGCCGCTGGACAATCACACTGAACTTCGCGACCCAATCTTGGACTGCATGGTCCGCAGCGGTGTTCGAGGCACGTTGCTGTTGGCCGACGAAGGCATCAATGGCACCGTCGCGGGCGAAAGATCAGCGATCGAAGCATTGCTGGAATTCCTTCGTCGTGACGACCGCTTCGCCGGTCTGGACGTCAAATGGTCGACGTGTGACGAGATGCCGTTTCGCCGTTCTCGCGTTCGACTGAAAGCCGAAATCGTGACACTGGGGGTCGAAGGCATCGATCCGCTGGATTCGGTCGGCACCTATGTCGATGCCGAGCAATGGAACGAATTGATCGATGATCCCGACGTCACCTTAGTCGACACGCGGAACGACTACGAAGTCGCCATCGGAACTTTCGAAGGTGCGATCAATCCGCAAACCGAAAGCTTTCGCGACTTCCCCGAATTCGTCGCCAAGCATCTCGATCCGGCCAAGCACAAAAAGGTTGCCATGTTTTGCACCGGTGGCATCCGGTGTGAAAAATCGACGGCGTTGCTGAAAAAGGTGGGATTCAGTGAGGTGTATCACCTGCGCGGCGGCATTCTGAAGTACCTGGAATCGGTCCCGGCGGACCAATCACGTTGGCGCGGTGACTGCTTTGTGTTTGATGGCCGCGTCGCTGTCGATCATGACCTGAAGGAAGCCGACCATGTGATGTGTTTCGGTTGCGGTTGGCCGGTATCGCCGGAGGGCCAGAAATCAGAAAAGTTCAGCCCCGGCGTCCAGTGTCCCCACTGTGCCGATCAACTGACCGACGACCAACGCAGTCGATTCGGCGAACGACAGCGTCAACTCAAACAAGCCCAGGCAGCAAGCCGATCGCAAACGCTGCAGCAACAATCCCAGCAACAACAGTAG
- a CDS encoding DUF5989 family protein — MNQPSSPHQPDSGQFDSSQFDSGNPGGKDPGIVREFAGFLRYNKKWWLTPILVVTVLMIAMAFLAASPATPFIYALF; from the coding sequence ATGAATCAGCCATCATCGCCCCATCAACCGGACAGCGGCCAGTTCGATAGCAGCCAGTTCGATAGCGGCAACCCAGGCGGCAAAGACCCGGGGATCGTCCGCGAATTCGCTGGGTTTCTTCGATACAACAAGAAATGGTGGCTGACACCGATTTTGGTGGTCACCGTGTTGATGATTGCGATGGCATTTTTAGCGGCATCGCCAGCAACCCCGTTTATCTACGCCCTGTTTTAA
- a CDS encoding polysaccharide biosynthesis tyrosine autokinase: MESSVSESASKATVIEINLLGMLRRRWPHIAFGIFVGLSLAGFYYFSTDRMYESKIEILVGQRSSEVTNNGTITGANASGDNIQEDQLATHLRLFVGRRMLAEAIQKGNLDQLASFQQVVANGGSVIDHILKNIEVNRGGEGSARDAMVLRASYRDTNPEDAAIVLSAIYDSYRDYVESHGHNSTEQAVELMEKARETHELELATADREYREFVTSVPVLIEGSTVQDVHKDRLENLEAELNIVTTSLAESRSRLEVIKSYLATRDSSKINSMDHLALLSQKEVERLKLFLDVTRGETQSEAFQAEQPIRQEVAKAQYNRMLDLIQKERGFSDAFGAGHPLVEAVRQEIEITRRFISSNQPAETKVQSRKFDAAEMLSTYTSLLSNDIAELEKRKEFLLQESTLEMRLAKEVESDFMKGSSMKSKLTRAQSRYDEVILRLQELKLSRSYAGFSTDLLESPEVSQSAAWPKLPIIAAIGLFLGMTLGLLLAVGSELMDSTFSDVADLERTVGAPAIAHVPRFNLRKLRKLLNKDSGVQPSLVCSYAPRSTESEVYRVARTALMVTNRKDDVRTIMMTSPQPGDGKSTTISNLAISFARAGKSVLLIDADMRRPVIAGLFNVAESPGLSDVLRGEISADTAIKPSEIPNLNLMANGSPTSDPAELLESARFSMMLSEMSLHFDLVLIDAPPLLAVADPAIIAPIVDSVVMTIRVSKNGRRPVEQATKILQDIGMQPSAVIVNGVDQDAKSYGYGNYQRDRYGYVGHYHNQYAATNTENLPSVRTVPSPKGELGPKGEAGLSGELGPKGRSSRSSERASL; encoded by the coding sequence ATGGAATCCTCCGTTTCAGAATCCGCCAGCAAGGCAACCGTGATCGAGATCAACCTGTTGGGGATGCTCCGTCGTCGTTGGCCACACATCGCATTCGGGATCTTTGTCGGACTGTCGTTGGCAGGCTTCTATTACTTCTCGACCGACCGGATGTACGAATCCAAGATCGAGATCCTGGTGGGTCAACGCAGCAGCGAAGTGACCAACAACGGGACGATCACCGGCGCCAATGCCAGCGGCGATAACATCCAGGAAGACCAACTGGCGACTCACCTGCGATTGTTCGTCGGACGGCGGATGTTGGCCGAAGCAATCCAGAAGGGCAACCTGGATCAATTGGCGTCGTTCCAGCAGGTTGTGGCCAACGGTGGCAGCGTCATCGATCACATTCTGAAGAACATCGAAGTGAACCGGGGTGGCGAGGGTTCGGCTCGCGACGCAATGGTGCTGCGTGCATCCTATCGCGACACCAACCCTGAAGACGCCGCCATCGTCCTATCGGCGATCTACGACAGCTATCGCGACTACGTCGAATCGCACGGGCACAACAGCACCGAGCAAGCGGTCGAGTTGATGGAAAAGGCTCGCGAAACCCATGAATTGGAACTGGCCACGGCGGACCGCGAGTATCGTGAATTTGTCACGTCGGTGCCGGTGTTGATCGAAGGCTCCACGGTGCAAGACGTCCACAAAGATCGGCTAGAAAACCTAGAAGCCGAACTGAATATCGTGACCACATCGTTGGCCGAATCGCGTTCGCGGCTTGAAGTCATCAAGAGCTATCTGGCCACACGTGATAGTTCGAAGATCAACAGCATGGACCACTTGGCACTGCTGAGCCAAAAGGAAGTGGAACGGCTGAAACTGTTTTTGGACGTCACCCGCGGCGAGACTCAAAGCGAAGCTTTTCAAGCGGAACAGCCGATTCGACAAGAGGTTGCCAAAGCCCAGTACAACCGCATGTTGGACTTGATTCAAAAGGAACGCGGTTTCAGTGACGCCTTTGGTGCCGGCCACCCTCTCGTCGAAGCCGTCCGACAAGAGATCGAGATTACCCGGCGATTCATTTCGTCCAACCAGCCTGCCGAAACGAAGGTGCAAAGTCGAAAGTTCGACGCGGCCGAAATGCTAAGCACCTACACTTCGCTACTGTCCAACGACATCGCGGAACTGGAGAAGCGGAAAGAATTCTTGCTGCAAGAATCGACCCTGGAAATGCGACTGGCCAAGGAAGTCGAAAGTGACTTCATGAAGGGCAGTTCGATGAAGTCTAAACTGACTCGCGCCCAATCGCGTTACGACGAAGTGATCTTGCGATTGCAGGAACTGAAACTTTCCCGATCCTACGCCGGCTTTTCGACCGACCTGCTGGAGAGCCCCGAAGTGTCTCAGTCGGCCGCTTGGCCGAAGCTTCCCATCATCGCTGCTATCGGGTTGTTCCTGGGCATGACATTGGGGCTATTGTTGGCGGTCGGAAGCGAACTGATGGATTCGACCTTCAGCGACGTTGCTGATTTGGAACGGACCGTCGGTGCACCCGCGATCGCCCACGTTCCACGATTCAACCTTCGGAAGCTACGCAAACTATTGAACAAGGACAGTGGCGTCCAACCGTCGCTGGTCTGTTCTTACGCACCGCGGTCGACCGAGTCCGAAGTTTATCGAGTTGCCCGTACCGCTTTGATGGTCACCAACCGCAAAGACGATGTGCGGACAATCATGATGACCAGCCCGCAACCGGGCGATGGCAAATCGACCACGATATCGAACCTAGCCATTTCGTTCGCACGTGCCGGCAAAAGTGTGCTGTTGATCGACGCCGACATGCGACGACCGGTGATCGCTGGATTGTTCAACGTCGCCGAGTCCCCCGGACTGTCCGATGTGTTGCGCGGCGAAATTTCGGCCGACACCGCCATCAAACCTTCGGAAATTCCTAACCTGAACCTGATGGCCAACGGATCCCCCACATCGGATCCGGCTGAACTGTTGGAATCGGCAAGATTCTCGATGATGTTGTCCGAGATGTCGCTGCACTTTGATCTGGTCTTGATCGACGCACCACCTTTGTTGGCAGTTGCAGACCCAGCCATCATCGCGCCGATCGTGGATTCTGTGGTCATGACCATTCGGGTCAGCAAGAACGGCCGACGCCCTGTCGAACAAGCCACCAAGATTTTGCAAGACATCGGCATGCAGCCATCCGCTGTGATCGTCAACGGTGTCGATCAAGACGCCAAGAGCTATGGCTACGGAAACTATCAACGAGACCGATACGGATACGTCGGCCACTACCACAACCAGTACGCCGCTACCAACACGGAAAATCTTCCCTCCGTGCGTACCGTCCCCAGTCCGAAAGGCGAACTGGGGCCCAAAGGCGAAGCGGGGCTTTCCGGTGAACTAGGCCCCAAGGGTCGTTCGTCGCGATCATCGGAAAGGGCGTCGTTGTAG